Genomic window (Streptomyces cadmiisoli):
AGCAGCGGAACCGGTGCGACCACTGACCGCGGACGAAGAGGCCGTCGTCCGATGCCTTCCGTTCCTCATCTACGCCCTGCCGCGCGCCATCGACGCCGACCTGACCCGTGAGCAGCAGATGTCCACCACGGAGTATCTGGTTCTGATGCACCTGTCCGAAGCGCCGAACCGTCAACTGCACATGGGCGACCTGGCGGACGCCTGCGAGATGTCACTCAGCGGCACGACCCGGATCGTGCATCGGATGGAGCGTGCGGAGTTCGTCAAGCGGTCGCGGTGCGGCCAGGACGGCCGCGGCTGGCACGCCACGCTCACCGACGCCGGCCTCGCCCGTTTGGAGGAGGCCTGGCCGACCAACGTGGCCGCCGTGCGCCGCCACTTCCTCGACCATCTGACCGACCTGGATCTCAAGCAGCTCGCCGCGGCCCTGCAGAAGGTCGCGACCTGAGCCGTGCGCACATCGAGCGCTCGACCGCTCGCACAGCACCCACCGTCGGCCTGCGGTCACCTGGGTGATCAGCGCAGCAGCACACCGAAGACGACCGTGAAGAACGATTCGAAGGCCCGGGGCGAACGGTCGGCTCGGGCCGAGATCAAGGCGCCCTCCCACGCGCTCAGCACGAAGCGCGCCAAGGTGGACGCCTCCAAGGTCTTCGACACCTCACCCGCCCGCTGGGCATCGGCGACGGCGACGGCCAGCGCCTCGGTCCACGCCTCCAGACCGCCCCGCGTCGCGGCGCGCAGCGCGTCGCTGTGGTCGGCCACCTCGACAGCGAGGTCACCCACGAGGCAGCCACCCTGGAATTCCGCCCGGATGTTCTCGTCGCGCAGGAACTCGAAGTGCTCGCGCAGCCGGGTCAGCGGCGCGACCGAGGTGTCGCGCAGGGTCTCCAGCCGCCGGGTGATGCCGTACCTTTCCAGGGCTACGACGGCCAGAGCCTCCTTGCTCTGGAAGTGGTTGTAGAAGGAACCCTTCGGAGCGCCGGCGGCGTCGGTGATGTCCTTCACACCCGTCGCCGCGTAGCCGCGGGCGTGGAACTGCTCGACCGCCGCGGCGATGAGGTTCTCTCGCAGACTGGCTCTGGGCACCGAAGGACCTCCTGCCGTACAAGGTGGGCGATCACCTTACATCCGCCGTTCGCCCGTCGAACTGCCTGAGCTGCCGCTCTGCCGTCCAAGCTGCCCCCCTCGCCGAGAGTACAAGACGAGCGGTCATTTTGAAGAGCTCGCCAGGGCTAAGCCGTCCGCCGCCGACTCGAGACCGTCTCTCCCCTCAACTCCTGGGGAAACCCGGACCCGGTGAGCGGGTACGCGCCTGGGTCGGTTTGCCTCGACTAAGACGACCGGTCATTATCGGGCTGCGGCACCAGCTCGCCTGGCACCCCCGTCACGGGGGAGGAACACTCTCAAGCAGGAGGAATCGTCATGACTGATCTCACGGCCCAGGTCATCCGGGCGCACGGCGGCCTTGACCGCTTTCAGCAGTACGAGACCGCAACGGTGGACTTCCGGTCCGGCGGAGGACTGTGGCCGCTGAAGGGCCAGGCGGGGATCTTCGATCGCGCCACGGTCCGGGTCGACCTCCATCGGCAGCACGCCAGTCACTACCCCTTCACCGCTCCGGGTCTGCGTACCTCCTTCACCGCCGAGCGCGTGGCCGTGGAGAACGACCGCGGCGAGGTGCAGTCCGAGCGCCTGGCGCCGCGGGACGCCTTCAAGGGGCACACCGTCGAGACACCCTGGGACGACCTGCACGTCGCCTACTTCGCGGGCTACGCGATGTGGACGTACCTGACCTCCCCCTTCACCTTTGTCTCCCCCGGATTCCGGACCGAGGAGCTGTCTCCCGTCACCGAGGCGGGCGAGACGTGGAGCCGGCTCAAGGTCACCTTCCCCGAGGAGATCGCCACCCACTGCCGTGAGCAGGTCTTCTACTTCGGCGAGGACGGATTGCTGCGCAGGCACGACTACACCGCGGAGGTCATCAACGGTGGGCCGGCCGCGCATTACACCTACGACCACGCGGAGTTCGGCGGAATCATGGTTCCGACCAGGCGACGGGTCCACCCGCTGGGGGAGGACGGGGCAGTGGTCCGCGACATCGAGCTCGTCACCATCGACATCGAGAACGTCGACTTCGCCTGACGCCGACAGCCGTCCGCCGCCTGCTGTCTGCCGTCTGCCGTCTGCCGTCTGCCGTCTGCCGTCTGCCGTCTGCCGTCTGCCGTCTGCCGTCTGCCGATCGGGCGGCTTCGTGGTGCCGGCCGGGGCCGAGCGGAGATACGGCCGCCGCGGCACGAGGGAGACGCACGGGCGGCCGTACCGGGCCCGCCCCGGCCGGTGATCGTGTCACCGACTCCGCCAGGGAAAGGCTCCTCAGAGTTCGCCGGACGGGACAGTCGGGTCCGAAAATGCGGTGAACGTGATCGGCTCTGACAAAACACGGTGTGGGGCGGCGGGCGTGCGTTAAGAGTGAGGGTCGTTGGACGGCCACCACTGGAGACACGTATGACAACTGCCTCTGCGCAGCCGCCGGGGAGGGAGACGCCCGGCCCGCGACGGGTGTCCCCCACCGGACCGCAGACGACCGAGGACTGTCCGGCGCGGCCCAACGCCCGGCGGGTGGTGACGACGCGACGGTGGACGAGGCCCGGCACGCGTACCTGGCGGGCGCGGCAAGGCAGTTGAAGCCGTATCGGTGCCCGTACGCGGTCTGGAGCGGGCGAGCCGCTGGTGGCACACTCCTGAATCCGGGTTTCCACCGATTCGATCCGCGTCTCGTAGTCCGCAGGTGAAGTGCGCACGATTCAACACCGGTTGATGTGGAGGTCACGAGCGTGCAGGAAGCGCCCTTCGGAGCGGATCGGCCGACGCGTCGCCTGTTCTTCGTCGGTGGTGTGCACGGCCGGACGGGGACCAGCGTGGTCAAGCGGCTGCTGTGCGCCCATCCGCAGGTGAGTGCCGTGAGCGGTGGTGAGACCCGGATGCTGGAGGCCGTCAGTGAGGTCTGGCCGATGCTCGATCCCGACCTCGGATACACGCCGGGCACGGCGAGCACCGCTCTCGCGGAGTTCGCACAGCACGTACGCGAGACCCTGGGGGACACGCCCGAGGTGCAGGCGGCGCTGACCGGCTTGTCGGCCGATCTCGGCGCCGGCTCCGTGCGGCTTGTCGGCAGGCCTCGGCTGCCGCTTCCGCCACCGACGTCTTCCGGCGACCTCGTGCGGTCCTTCGGCCGGTTCGTCACGGATGTGTTCGCGGCCTGCGCACTGGATCCGGCGCGCCCGTACCTGTGCGAGAAGACACCGAGCAACGCGCAGTACATACGCCGGCTGCGTCTGCTGTTTCCCGATGCCCGGGTCGTGGTCATGGTGCGTCACCCGGTCCATGTCGCGCTGTCCCACACGCGTCGCGACTGGGGCCCGCCGGACCCCGTGGAAGCGGCCCACTACACAGCCGCATACTTCCGTTCGTGGCGGGAGGCCTTCTCGGAGGATTCCGCCGTTCTGCTCGTGCGGCACGAGCGTCTGGTGTCCGAGCCCGGGCAAGTCCTCGAAGAGGTGCGCGCGTTCCTCGGCCTGACCGCCGACGCGGACTGGCTGAAGTGGGCCGGCGGCGCGATCAGGTCGTCCCAGGACCGCACCGCGTCACTGCCCGAGTCCGGACTCGCGGACATGCACACGGCCCTCGCCCTGGAACTGGAGCAGCACGGCTACCGCACCCGGACGGAGTCCTCGTGACCGGCGGCAGTCGCTCACGGAGCGAACGCCTGCCGAGGAACCGGCCGGTTGTCCCGGACCGAGCCGACGTGACGCCGGTGCCGGACGCCCTCCCGGAGCGCCGCCGTCTCGGCGAGGCCGGTCCTGCGTCGCGCCGGTCACGGACCGCCGGGCGCGGAGGACCGGGAACCGGGCTCGTGGCCGAGGCGGCAGCGTGAGCGGCCGGGCCGACGCATGGGTGCGCAACCCGCCGTGTGATCGGCTTCTTGAACGGGTGGACTCCGGCGGCGGTGTCGCCTTCGCCAAGCGGACGCACGGTGTCTGGGATCACCTGAGCCTGCTGAGCACCGGCGGCTGGGAGGCCGACGGCTGGCGCCGCTGCGACCAGATGATCTTCAAAGGGGCTGCCGCGCCGACGCCCGCCGTCACACATGAACGCCAGGCCTATCTCGCCTACTTGCGGGAGATCCTGGACGACGTGGTCCATCCGCCGGCCGACCCTCGGTGGATCCAGACGATCAGCCTGGACCTGGACTATCTGACCGGCAAGCTGCGCAAACCGGCCTTCGCGCTGCGCGCCGGTGTGGATCCCCGTCTGCTCAGCTATTGGCAGTGGGAGTACTCCTACAGCGAGCTGCTCCAGCGTTTCGAACTCGGCGACCGGCCCTTCCAGTTCGCACAGACCCTCACGAGCGGCCTGGTCACACTCAGCCTGCTCGACCTGCCGCGGATCGCGCGCGACCGTCACGTGATCGTCGTGGCACCGGAGAAGATGAGGGATCTCGACGAACGCTGGAGCCTCGAACCCGAACACTTCACGTTCCTGCCCGCGCCCAGGTGGCCGGACCGGCGGCCGAACGGCTCGCTTTTCAGCGACCCCGTCCTGCCCGCGCTGCGTACCTACGCGATCCGTCATCGACTGCTCGGGGACCTCCGGTCCGTCGCGTCCACACGTCCTCGGTTGTACCTGTTCGAACTGGGCACGTGCGCCCAGTGGCTCATCGCTCGGCTGTTTCGCGCCCAGCCCGGTGACTCGTACCTGGACATGGGGCGATGTCTCGAGGCCTGGTATCCCGACACGCCGTGGCCCTTGAAGGCACCGGTGACAGCGGTGTACCGGCGCGCCGCGCGTGCCTACTACGGACAGGCGCGCTACCTCGCGCTGCGGGCACGACTGTGACGGCGCCGCGCACCGTGGTCCTCACCAGTGCCGCGGGCGGTGTCGGCACGGCGGTTCAGCAGGCGGCCGAAGTCAGCGCGCACGCCTACACCGTCATCGGGCTGAGCTCCGAGCCGGCTCACCTGCTCTCCGGTGCTCCCGCACTGGCCTGTCCGCCGACCCGGGACCGGGTCCGTTTCTCGGAGCGGGTTCTCGCACTCGTCGAACGGGCCGGCCCCTGTCTGGTGGTGCCGGGCCGGGACGAGGACGCCGTCGTGCTGTGCGAACGGGCCGCCGAACTCGCCCCCTTGGGCGCATCGCTCACCTCCGGGCCGGGACCGGCCGTGCGGCAGGCCTACGACAAGGCGCTGACTCCCGCTCTCCTGGCCGGCTCGGCGCTGTCCATGGCCCGGACGGCGGCCACGCTGCCCGACGCCCTCGCTGTCGCCGAACAGGTGGGCTACCCGCTGTTGATCAAACCGCGTCGCGGGAACGCATCGCGCGGTGTGCGGCTGGCCCACGGGAGCGGCGAACTGCGCAGGCTGTTCGTCCCCATGCAGGATGTCGCACAGGAGTTGCTGCCTCTCGTGGCCGACGACCGCCGCCCCTGGGACCATCACGGGGACGAACGGGCTCAGGTGGGCGAGTACTCCCTTCAGTTCCTGATCGGTCCCGCGGGCGACGACCTGGGATGCTTCGCCTCCCGCAACAACCTGTCCGGCGGAACACCCCGCCTGGTGGAGGTCGTCGACGCGAGGACACTCGGCATCG
Coding sequences:
- a CDS encoding MarR family winged helix-turn-helix transcriptional regulator, which codes for MAQRPAPGAAAEPVRPLTADEEAVVRCLPFLIYALPRAIDADLTREQQMSTTEYLVLMHLSEAPNRQLHMGDLADACEMSLSGTTRIVHRMERAEFVKRSRCGQDGRGWHATLTDAGLARLEEAWPTNVAAVRRHFLDHLTDLDLKQLAAALQKVAT
- a CDS encoding TetR/AcrR family transcriptional regulator; translation: MPRASLRENLIAAAVEQFHARGYAATGVKDITDAAGAPKGSFYNHFQSKEALAVVALERYGITRRLETLRDTSVAPLTRLREHFEFLRDENIRAEFQGGCLVGDLAVEVADHSDALRAATRGGLEAWTEALAVAVADAQRAGEVSKTLEASTLARFVLSAWEGALISARADRSPRAFESFFTVVFGVLLR
- a CDS encoding sulfotransferase family protein, whose amino-acid sequence is MQEAPFGADRPTRRLFFVGGVHGRTGTSVVKRLLCAHPQVSAVSGGETRMLEAVSEVWPMLDPDLGYTPGTASTALAEFAQHVRETLGDTPEVQAALTGLSADLGAGSVRLVGRPRLPLPPPTSSGDLVRSFGRFVTDVFAACALDPARPYLCEKTPSNAQYIRRLRLLFPDARVVVMVRHPVHVALSHTRRDWGPPDPVEAAHYTAAYFRSWREAFSEDSAVLLVRHERLVSEPGQVLEEVRAFLGLTADADWLKWAGGAIRSSQDRTASLPESGLADMHTALALELEQHGYRTRTESS